A genomic region of Papaver somniferum cultivar HN1 chromosome 7, ASM357369v1, whole genome shotgun sequence contains the following coding sequences:
- the LOC113296575 gene encoding uncharacterized protein LOC113296575, whose translation MTWLVIGDLNIIFNSEEKLGGLPFNREKVEPILNLIQRTGLEDLGFSGNIFTWSNKREGTANIKQRLDMAMANAEWNIEFHDASLQHLVAIGYDYGLISLSINFNQVKLSPTFKFYDTWLKEESCLQVIQNSSRQEITNNPDMDLLNNIQALGDNLGILKRDIF comes from the coding sequence atgacTTGGTTAGTGATAGGGGACCTAAACATAATCTTTAATAGTGAGGAAAAATTAGGGGGACTTCCCTTTAATAGGGAAAAAGTTGAACCTATCTTGAATCTAATTCAAAGAACTGGTCTGGAAGATTTGGGATTTAGTGGAAATATCTTCACTTGGAGTAATAAGAGAGAAGGTACTGCTAATATTAAACAAAGGCTAGACATGGCTATGGCTAATGCAGAATGGAATATTGAATTCCATGATGCATCACTTCAACATTTGGTAGCCATAGGTTATGATTATGGACTTATTAGTCTGTCAATTAACTTTAATCAGGTCAAGCTTAGTCCAACTTTCAAATTCTATGATACTTGGCTCAAGGAGGAGTCATGTTTACAAGTCATACAAAATTCTTCGAGACAGGAAATAACAAATAACCCTGACATGGATCTCTTAAACAACATTCAAGCTCTAGGTGACAATCTaggaattttgaaaagagatATTTTCTGA